In Cystobacter ferrugineus, the DNA window GACGGTTCAACCCGAGTGACCTGGAGTCAGCCGTGATCGATCTGCATTCCCACACGACCGCGAGCGATGGCCAGCACTCGCCCACCGGGCTGCTGGCCCTGGCGGCGAGTGCCGGAGTGAAGGCGCTGGCGGTGACGGACCATGACACGGTGGAGGGACTGGCGGAGGCGGCGGAGGCGGCGCGGGCGCACGGCGTGGAGCTGGTGCCGGGCATCGAGCTGTCGGCGTTCGTCAACAAGCGCGAGGTGCACATCCTGGGGCACTTCGTCCGGCCGGACTTCCCGGAGCTGGCCGACTACGCGTCGCGGCTGCGGGTGGAGCGCGAGCAGCGCATGGTGCTCATGGTGGAGCGGATGCAGCGGCTCGGCTTTCCCATCCGGATGGAGGAGGTCCGCGCCCTGGCGGCGGGCGCGCAGCTCGGCAGACCCCATCTGGCGCGGGTGCTGGTGGAGCGCGGCTGGTGCCTGGACGTGAAGGAGGCGTTCGATCGTTTCCTGGGGGCGGGAAAGGCGGCCTGGGTGGAGCGGTTCAAGCTGGACGGGGCGGAGGCCATCCAGCTCGTACACCGCGCGGGGGGCACGGCCACACTGGCCCACCCCGGTAGCTCCAGGATTGAACGGTACGACATCCTCCAGCTCGCACGGGCGGGCCTGGATGGGCTGGAGGCGCTACATTCGGACCACAACCCGAGCGTGCAACAGCGGTACGTGAAATACGCGAAGGAGTTCGATCTGGTGCCCACGGGAGGCAGTGACTTCCACGGGGAGCAGGTGACGCCAGGCCGGCGACCCGGAGACTCCCCCACTCCACCCGAGAACTTCGCGAGACTGCGCGCCCGGGCCACGAGCCAGTCCACACACGCGAGCTAGACACCATGCAAATGCAGACCCTGAGCAACATGCTGGAGCGCCTGCCGATGAAGGAGACCCACCGCCTGGGCATTCCCATCCTCCCGGGTGGGCTGCCCCTGGTGGGACACGCGCCCTTCAACCTCGGCGACAGCCTCAACTTCCTGCGCGGCGCCTCCGCCAAGGTGGGCCCCATCTTCTGGATGCGCTCCTTCGGCTCCGAGATGCAGCTGGTGTGCATGGGCGAGCCCGGCTTCGAGCTGCTCAAGAACCGGGTGACCAGCAGCGAGTTCATCCGCGACCAGTCGCCCGAGTTCATCGGCGACGCGCTCCTGTCCCAGGATGGCACCCGCCACCGCAACCTGCGCTCGCCCATGAGTGGGCCGTTCACGCCCCGGGGCCTGTCGTCCAGTGGCGCCTCCGCCCTGTCCGCCGAGGTCATCGAGGCGAGCGTGGCCAGCCTGCCCGCCTCGGGCCCCTTCTCCCTGCTCACCGAGACCCAGAAGTTCGCCCTCGACATCATCTTCCGCGTCATGGGCATCGACCGCTCGGAGATCAACGATTTCAACACGAACTACCGCGAGTTCATCCTCGGGGCGTTCCCGCTGAAGCTCGACCTGCCCTACTCGCCGCGCTGGCGCGCCCGCCGGGGACGTGCGTGGCTGGATGCGCGCTTCTCCAGCCTCATCGCGGCGGCGCGGGGCCGTCCGGAGATGCCGGGCACGCTCTCGGCGCTGCTGGCGGTGCGCGACGCGGAAGGCCAGCCGCTCAAGGATGACGATCTCATCAGCAACCTGCGGCTGCTGGCCCTGGCGGGACACGAGACGTCCGCGTCGGTGATGGCGTGGATGGGCATCGTGCTCGCCCAGCGGCCCGACCTCTGGGAGAAGCTGCGCGAGGAGGCCACGGCGGCTCCGGGCCTGCCCCGCTCGCCCGAGGAGCTCAAGCGCCACCCCTTCGCCGAGGCGCTCTTCCGGGAGGTGCTCCGGATCTACCCGCCCGTGTCGGCCACGGCGCGCGAGGCGACCGAGGATCTGACCCTGCACGGCAAGCTCGTGCCCAAGGGCACGATGATCACCATTCCGCTGGGCACCTACGGCTACGATCCGGCCATCTACCCCGAGCCGGAGAAGTTCGATCCCTCGCGGTGGATGGGCCGGCGCGTGCCGCCCTCGGCCATCGAGACGGCGCCCTTCGGCGGAGGCCCGCACTTCTGCCTGGGCTACCACCTGGCCTGGGTGGAGGCGGTGCAGTTCGCCACGGCGTTCGCGCGTGAGCTGTCGCGCCGCGGCGTGCGGCCCCTGCTCGCGCCGGGAGTCGCGCCGCCCAAGCTGCGCTATCTGCCCTTCGGTCAGCCCCCCAAGAAGACGCTGATCGAATTCGTGCCCGTCGTCTGAGACGGGCCGCCGGACACTCCTCCGGAGACCGCTCCGGAGGACCGTCAGCGATCGCGAGCCACCTTGAACTTGCTGGTGAGCACGCTGAGGCTGTCGGCCACGCTCTGGAGGTCCTGGGCGATGCGCGTGGTGCGCCCCGTGGCGTCCACGCCCTGCTTGACCAGGTCCGCCACGTTGCGCGCGCCCTGCACGGCCTGCTCGCTGGACTGGCGCTGCTGGCGCGTGGCGATGGTGATCTGCCGCGCCGCCTCGCTCGTGCCGCGCGCCAGCTCGACGATGCGCTGGAACACGGCCGAGGCCTGCTCGG includes these proteins:
- a CDS encoding cytochrome P450 — translated: MQMQTLSNMLERLPMKETHRLGIPILPGGLPLVGHAPFNLGDSLNFLRGASAKVGPIFWMRSFGSEMQLVCMGEPGFELLKNRVTSSEFIRDQSPEFIGDALLSQDGTRHRNLRSPMSGPFTPRGLSSSGASALSAEVIEASVASLPASGPFSLLTETQKFALDIIFRVMGIDRSEINDFNTNYREFILGAFPLKLDLPYSPRWRARRGRAWLDARFSSLIAAARGRPEMPGTLSALLAVRDAEGQPLKDDDLISNLRLLALAGHETSASVMAWMGIVLAQRPDLWEKLREEATAAPGLPRSPEELKRHPFAEALFREVLRIYPPVSATAREATEDLTLHGKLVPKGTMITIPLGTYGYDPAIYPEPEKFDPSRWMGRRVPPSAIETAPFGGGPHFCLGYHLAWVEAVQFATAFARELSRRGVRPLLAPGVAPPKLRYLPFGQPPKKTLIEFVPVV
- a CDS encoding PHP domain-containing protein; translation: MIDLHSHTTASDGQHSPTGLLALAASAGVKALAVTDHDTVEGLAEAAEAARAHGVELVPGIELSAFVNKREVHILGHFVRPDFPELADYASRLRVEREQRMVLMVERMQRLGFPIRMEEVRALAAGAQLGRPHLARVLVERGWCLDVKEAFDRFLGAGKAAWVERFKLDGAEAIQLVHRAGGTATLAHPGSSRIERYDILQLARAGLDGLEALHSDHNPSVQQRYVKYAKEFDLVPTGGSDFHGEQVTPGRRPGDSPTPPENFARLRARATSQSTHAS